Proteins found in one Anabas testudineus chromosome 1, fAnaTes1.2, whole genome shotgun sequence genomic segment:
- the LOC113162276 gene encoding acylphosphatase-2-like isoform X2 produces MFLSGILFCLFTVAMAENKLTSVDFEIFGNVQGVCFRMYTEDQGQSLGLSGWVKNTRQGTVVGQIQGPQDKVNDMKVWLRSVGSPSSRIDRAVFSNQRDISKLEIHGFSTRY; encoded by the exons ATGTTTCTATCtgggattttattttgtctctttacTGTTGCCATGGCTGAAAACAAACTGACTTCAGTGGATTTTGAGATTTTTGGCAATGTGCAGG GTGTCTGCTTCAGAATG TACACAGAGGATCAGGGCCAGAGTCTGGGACTGAGTGGCTGGGTGAAGAACACCAGACAGGGGACAGTGGTTGGTCAAATCCAGGGACCCCAGGACAAAGTCAATGACAT GAAGGTGTGGCTGAGGAGCGTCGGCAGTCCCAGTTCTCGGATCGATCGAGCAGTTTTCTCCAACCAAAGAGACATTTCTAAGCTGGAGATCCATGGCTTCTCTACCCGTTACTGA
- the LOC113162276 gene encoding acylphosphatase-2-like isoform X1 has protein sequence MAENKLTSVDFEIFGNVQGVCFRMVGFVTSWRKYTMARDNKYTEDQGQSLGLSGWVKNTRQGTVVGQIQGPQDKVNDMKVWLRSVGSPSSRIDRAVFSNQRDISKLEIHGFSTRY, from the exons ATGGCTGAAAACAAACTGACTTCAGTGGATTTTGAGATTTTTGGCAATGTGCAGG GTGTCTGCTTCAGAATG GTTGGTTTTGTCACGAGCTGGAGGAAGTACaccatggccagagataacaAG TACACAGAGGATCAGGGCCAGAGTCTGGGACTGAGTGGCTGGGTGAAGAACACCAGACAGGGGACAGTGGTTGGTCAAATCCAGGGACCCCAGGACAAAGTCAATGACAT GAAGGTGTGGCTGAGGAGCGTCGGCAGTCCCAGTTCTCGGATCGATCGAGCAGTTTTCTCCAACCAAAGAGACATTTCTAAGCTGGAGATCCATGGCTTCTCTACCCGTTACTGA